The Streptomyces tendae genome has a window encoding:
- a CDS encoding ferritin-like domain-containing protein translates to MSEAQDEELRALQAALAAEHAAVYGYGVVGGRVGEKRRTEARTAYDAHRARRDTLVRAVKDAGGSPVAAAAGYALPFPVPDAAAAVRLAAELENRVAGVYADLVRATDGERRRSAAGAMREAAVRSVRWSGESVAFPGLAERGGTASGDPAPTP, encoded by the coding sequence GTGAGCGAGGCACAGGACGAGGAACTGCGGGCGCTGCAGGCGGCGCTGGCCGCCGAGCACGCGGCGGTCTACGGCTACGGGGTGGTCGGCGGGCGGGTCGGCGAGAAGCGGCGCACCGAGGCACGCACCGCGTACGACGCGCACCGGGCGCGCCGGGACACGCTGGTGCGTGCGGTGAAGGACGCCGGCGGCTCTCCCGTCGCCGCCGCGGCGGGTTACGCGCTGCCGTTCCCGGTGCCGGACGCGGCCGCCGCGGTGCGGCTGGCGGCCGAGCTGGAGAACCGGGTGGCCGGCGTCTACGCGGACCTGGTGCGCGCGACCGACGGCGAACGACGCAGGTCGGCCGCCGGGGCGATGCGCGAGGCGGCGGTGCGGTCGGTCCGCTGGAGCGGCGAGAGCGTAGCCTTCCCTGGGCTCGCCGAGCGGGGCGGTACGGCGTCGGGGGACCCGGCGCCGACACCCTGA